A window from Pangasianodon hypophthalmus isolate fPanHyp1 chromosome 16, fPanHyp1.pri, whole genome shotgun sequence encodes these proteins:
- the cnbpa gene encoding CCHC-type zinc finger, nucleic acid binding protein a, with translation MDMSSSECFGCGRSGHWVKNCPNAGRGRGRGRGRGKDLFCYRCGEQGHIARDCEQTEDACYNCHRSGHISRDCKEPKKEREQCCYNCGKAGHVARDCDHANEQKCYSCGGFGHIQKLCDKVKCYRCGEIGHVAVQCSKASEVNCYNCGKTGHLARECTIEASA, from the exons ATGGATATGAGCAGCAGCGAGTGTTTTGGATGCGGTCGCTCAGGACACTGGGTGAAGAACTGCCCCAATGCGGGGCGTGGCCGTGGGCGGGGCAGAGGTCGAGGGAAAG ATCTGTTCTGTTACCGGTGCGGAGAGCAGGGACACATCGCCCGCGACTGTGAACAGACCGAGGACG CGTGTTATAACTGTCACCGGAGTGGCCATATCTCCCGGGACTGTAAGGAGCCGAAGAAGGAGCGTGAGCAGTGCTGCTATAACTGCGGAAAAGCCGGACACGTGGCCCGAGACTGCGACCACGCCAACGAGCAGAAGTGTTATTCCTGCGGTGGCTTCGGACACATCCAGAAACTGTGCGACAAAGTCAAGTGCTACCG GTGCGGCGAGATCGGCCACGTGGCGGTGCAGTGCAGTAAGGCGAGCGAGGTGAACTGCTATAACTGCGGGAAGACGGGTCACCTGGCGCGGGAGTGCACCATCGAGGCCTCGGCGTAG